A genome region from Methanobacterium subterraneum includes the following:
- a CDS encoding metal-dependent transcriptional regulator — translation MKITRSVEDYLEAMYSLEQEQGTIRVKDVAETLGVKPPSVVEAVKKLSKMNMVSYERYGTIKLKEDGLKIAKEVNSRHQLLKNFLLIMGVDGEIAEKDACAMEHVMDVSTISKLRKFVEFNNIFPNTYKFMEKFREYAEKDTISSSDDH, via the coding sequence ATGAAGATAACCCGTAGTGTGGAAGATTACCTGGAAGCCATGTATTCGCTGGAGCAGGAACAGGGAACAATCCGGGTGAAAGATGTGGCCGAAACACTGGGAGTAAAGCCACCCAGTGTGGTAGAAGCTGTTAAAAAGCTTTCTAAAATGAATATGGTTTCCTATGAACGTTACGGTACAATTAAGTTAAAAGAGGATGGACTTAAAATTGCCAAGGAAGTAAACAGCCGTCATCAACTCCTTAAGAATTTTTTGCTAATTATGGGAGTGGATGGTGAAATAGCTGAGAAGGATGCCTGTGCCATGGAACATGTGATGGATGTTTCCACCATTAGTAAACTACGAAAATTCGTAGAATTTAACAATATCTTCCCCAATACCTACAAATTCATGGAAAAATTCAGAGAATACGCTGAAAAAGACACTATCTCTTCAAGTGATGACCACTAA
- a CDS encoding HEAT repeat domain-containing protein, whose protein sequence is MSIFNGSFNPDVEKLENEGDVNGLIKTLQKGDNQHQVEAARALGRFKADKVIEVLIEALENEDGDVRWNAASSLGKIGSSDVTPFLLKTLRDEKWYVRLQTAEALGEIGDERALLPLLESLKDQKIRNNVAIALGHLGDARAVDHLIEALKDDDFSFRSAAEEALGMIGDEKAVPVLIEALDDKNVSVRRHAAGALGKIGDERAIKPLLSALNDEKWYVRLQVEEAIQELNARLKENEK, encoded by the coding sequence ATGAGCATCTTTAATGGAAGTTTCAACCCTGATGTGGAAAAACTGGAAAATGAGGGTGATGTTAACGGTCTTATTAAAACACTGCAAAAAGGTGATAATCAGCATCAAGTTGAAGCTGCCCGGGCATTGGGAAGATTTAAGGCTGATAAAGTAATTGAAGTTCTTATTGAGGCATTAGAAAATGAGGATGGGGATGTTCGGTGGAATGCCGCTAGTTCCCTTGGAAAGATTGGTAGTAGTGATGTCACACCATTCCTTCTGAAAACACTTCGTGATGAGAAATGGTATGTTCGCCTGCAAACTGCCGAAGCATTGGGCGAGATTGGAGACGAAAGGGCCTTATTGCCACTTTTAGAATCATTGAAGGACCAAAAGATAAGGAATAATGTTGCTATTGCCCTGGGACATTTAGGAGATGCCCGGGCAGTTGATCATTTAATTGAAGCCTTAAAGGATGATGATTTTAGTTTTCGCAGTGCAGCAGAAGAAGCACTGGGTATGATCGGCGATGAAAAAGCAGTCCCAGTCTTAATTGAGGCTTTAGACGATAAAAATGTTAGTGTTCGCCGACATGCTGCTGGGGCACTAGGTAAAATTGGTGATGAGCGGGCAATAAAGCCACTTTTAAGTGCCCTGAATGATGAGAAATGGTATGTGCGTCTGCAGGTTGAGGAGGCAATACAGGAACTTAACGCGCGTTTAAAGGAAAATGAAAAGTAA
- a CDS encoding HIT family protein, giving the protein MSIECPYCEKLVDYDFGDPLIQTEHWIVFLAPNQSNLATCVVALKRDQRTLTGLSKEEWDDFIELLESMEKAVKTAFGATLFNWGCLMNTFYLEDTPEPHLHWHFIPRYNHPVNFAGHTFEDPHFGYMRPRPPKNISYNVRQRIAEKIREYL; this is encoded by the coding sequence ATGAGTATTGAGTGTCCTTATTGTGAAAAGCTGGTTGATTATGACTTTGGAGATCCTCTTATCCAGACTGAACACTGGATTGTATTTCTGGCTCCCAATCAGAGTAATCTGGCCACCTGTGTGGTGGCATTAAAACGCGACCAACGAACCTTAACTGGGCTTTCCAAGGAAGAATGGGATGATTTTATTGAACTCCTGGAAAGCATGGAAAAGGCAGTTAAAACTGCATTTGGTGCCACCCTTTTTAACTGGGGGTGTTTAATGAACACCTTTTACCTGGAAGACACTCCTGAGCCACATTTACACTGGCATTTCATACCTCGCTACAATCATCCGGTAAACTTTGCAGGTCACACCTTTGAAGATCCCCATTTCGGTTACATGCGACCCCGACCCCCAAAAAACATATCCTATAATGTCCGGCAGCGAATTGCTGAAAAAATAAGGGAATATTTATAA
- a CDS encoding MFS transporter, with amino-acid sequence MISFRKGKTKFGDHGPVERCALVLVVIGSFLIPFMGSSLSLALPLIQRDLSVSILILGWIPTAFTLANAALVLPFGRLADIYGRKRVFTIGFVVYTLASLLAVFSTSGIILVLFSFLQGLGCAMIFATGIALLITIFPQEKRGQVLGIYLAAVYLGLFMGPLLGGFLVQNFGWESIFFINLPIGLFAISLILLRFKGEWRGSSGEKFDISGSIIYALSLSAVMYGVSTLTDFQGQLSLLTGLVGVMIFYRLVNGSKTPIIPLEIFKNRLTSFSGLALLLLAVATSAMWTLLSLYLQDLRGLDPLTTALILAVQPLTVAILSPLIGRWWNEKDDLSITIIGPVLCAIGLFTFTQLDVNTSYLLVVGGLLLIGMGMGLFSVPTNQNFLGSFTRQYYGVGSATLSTTIFIGQTVSLGFLLLILTGFMGNVEIEPSNYQLLLEGLRVSFMIFAVSAAIGGVVSYVIRVKISK; translated from the coding sequence ATGATTTCATTTAGAAAGGGTAAAACAAAGTTCGGGGATCACGGGCCAGTGGAAAGATGTGCCCTGGTTCTGGTAGTTATTGGATCATTCCTAATACCCTTCATGGGTTCTTCCCTCAGCCTGGCCCTTCCCTTAATACAGAGAGATCTATCAGTTAGTATACTTATCTTAGGTTGGATCCCCACTGCATTTACCCTGGCCAACGCTGCCCTGGTACTGCCCTTTGGAAGACTTGCTGATATATACGGTCGGAAAAGGGTTTTCACCATTGGATTTGTGGTTTACACTCTGGCATCATTACTAGCCGTCTTTTCCACGTCTGGAATTATTTTAGTCCTTTTCAGTTTCCTTCAGGGTTTGGGTTGTGCCATGATATTTGCCACGGGGATCGCACTTTTAATCACCATCTTCCCCCAGGAAAAAAGAGGCCAGGTTTTAGGCATATACCTTGCTGCCGTGTATTTGGGTTTATTCATGGGTCCTTTGCTGGGTGGGTTCCTGGTTCAAAACTTCGGATGGGAGAGTATATTCTTCATAAATTTACCTATTGGCTTATTTGCTATTTCACTTATACTGTTGAGGTTTAAAGGGGAGTGGAGAGGATCTTCAGGAGAGAAATTTGACATATCTGGATCAATTATTTATGCCCTGTCCCTTTCCGCAGTGATGTATGGAGTTTCGACGCTAACTGATTTCCAGGGTCAGCTGTCACTTTTAACTGGATTAGTCGGAGTGATGATTTTTTACAGATTAGTTAATGGATCTAAGACACCGATTATCCCTCTAGAAATATTCAAAAATAGGTTAACCAGTTTTTCAGGTTTGGCTTTGTTGTTACTTGCAGTTGCCACCTCCGCCATGTGGACTCTGCTCAGCCTGTATCTTCAGGATCTACGAGGACTGGATCCGCTGACCACTGCCCTTATTCTGGCTGTACAACCACTTACAGTTGCCATCCTGTCACCACTAATTGGGCGCTGGTGGAATGAAAAAGATGATCTGAGCATAACCATTATTGGGCCAGTATTGTGTGCAATTGGACTTTTCACATTTACTCAACTGGATGTGAACACATCATATCTCCTAGTGGTAGGTGGTTTACTTTTGATAGGTATGGGTATGGGACTCTTTTCAGTACCAACCAACCAGAACTTCCTGGGATCATTCACCCGACAGTACTATGGTGTGGGTTCAGCTACCCTTTCCACCACCATATTTATTGGTCAGACTGTGAGTCTGGGCTTTCTATTGTTAATCCTAACTGGATTTATGGGTAACGTGGAGATAGAACCTTCAAATTATCAACTATTACTGGAAGGACTTCGTGTGTCCTTCATGATTTTTGCAGTTTCAGCTGCCATTGGTGGGGTGGTCTCCTATGTTATCCGTGTTAAAATATCCAAGTAA
- a CDS encoding M48 family metallopeptidase, with translation MLEKNFIIDTELSSGHLEEALDFLRDFYLLPQPDSFKNISRTIMDGAGVLSYTATNNQEGWEVRIEIQAENPFLVKIIPLTTPPDFDISPQIDLLEEELFIAIQAFEDAIRQATLYFAWVEGEEILPEAPPTRRKKVSFRIFGSNMIMIYLLFFGINIIIFILLELVLAIMAILLFQLVIVLFSDRILLRTSDWIITPENPRVHILEYQLPLEEFQKFQEKFDKDIIIKMKDEIYQKSLALGLEPTCELGEDVFREYGFHCQSDLKVSRVIDVYSIVKEAASKFNIIMPKVALSNTMIPNAAATGPSPNRGLVLITTGLLVQLEEDEILSVLGHEMGHLSGRDPIILFSIISAEFILRFTILFPLVVISPLVYLIVALGFIFFVAKFFETRADLLSAMKIGHPQVLASALRKIGYQRLHAERISPTRLPSWINFDPHPPIYFRIDRLEGMKTPVKVKNPLLKSAKDVVDGFKRTLGL, from the coding sequence ATGTTGGAAAAGAATTTCATTATCGACACCGAACTCTCTTCTGGGCACCTGGAAGAAGCTCTGGATTTTTTACGAGATTTCTATCTCCTACCCCAACCAGATTCATTTAAAAATATTTCCAGAACTATAATGGATGGTGCTGGTGTTTTAAGTTACACTGCCACCAATAATCAGGAAGGATGGGAAGTTCGAATTGAAATCCAGGCTGAAAATCCATTCCTTGTTAAAATCATCCCTTTAACAACTCCACCTGATTTTGATATCTCTCCCCAAATTGACCTTCTGGAGGAGGAGCTTTTCATTGCAATCCAGGCCTTTGAGGATGCTATCCGCCAGGCCACCCTCTACTTTGCATGGGTGGAGGGAGAAGAGATCTTACCAGAAGCACCCCCTACCCGACGTAAAAAAGTTTCTTTCCGTATCTTTGGAAGTAACATGATAATGATCTACCTCCTCTTTTTCGGAATTAATATTATTATTTTTATCCTACTGGAATTAGTCCTGGCTATTATGGCCATACTGTTATTCCAACTGGTGATAGTGCTCTTCTCAGACCGTATATTACTTCGGACCAGTGACTGGATCATCACTCCTGAAAATCCCCGGGTGCATATACTGGAGTACCAGTTACCACTGGAAGAGTTCCAGAAATTTCAGGAAAAATTCGATAAAGATATTATAATTAAAATGAAGGATGAAATTTACCAGAAGAGCCTTGCCCTGGGCTTGGAACCTACCTGTGAATTGGGTGAGGATGTATTCCGAGAATACGGTTTCCACTGCCAGTCTGATTTGAAGGTTTCCCGTGTAATTGATGTTTACAGTATTGTGAAAGAAGCTGCCAGTAAATTTAACATCATCATGCCCAAGGTGGCATTGAGTAATACCATGATCCCCAATGCCGCTGCCACAGGTCCCAGCCCTAATCGGGGTTTGGTGCTAATAACCACAGGTTTACTGGTGCAACTGGAGGAAGACGAAATATTATCAGTGTTAGGTCATGAAATGGGCCACCTGTCAGGGAGGGATCCCATAATCCTCTTCAGTATAATATCAGCAGAGTTCATTCTTAGATTCACCATTTTATTCCCATTGGTGGTTATATCCCCACTGGTTTACTTGATTGTGGCCTTAGGGTTTATTTTCTTTGTGGCCAAGTTCTTTGAAACCAGGGCTGATCTTTTATCAGCCATGAAAATCGGTCACCCCCAAGTCTTGGCCAGTGCTCTGCGTAAGATTGGTTACCAGCGCCTTCATGCCGAAAGGATTTCACCAACCAGACTTCCCTCCTGGATAAACTTTGATCCCCATCCCCCGATCTACTTCCGTATTGACCGCCTGGAAGGTATGAAAACCCCGGTTAAGGTTAAAAATCCCCTCTTAAAATCCGCTAAGGACGTTGTTGATGGTTTCAAACGTACACTGGGCCTATAA
- the nucS gene encoding endonuclease NucS: MKLVEEKNPDTQRVLEIINEGLSKRAVITIMASCRVYYDGRAVSRLELGDRIIMIKSDGSFIIHQDRNLEPVNWQPPKTKVAADIYQGMVKIKGVRRNPHEKLEVEILNTHLASYFIGEDSESLELAGYEADMGDLIFKDPEVIEKGFRPTSREYHTTQGFIDILGKDQNGNLTILELKSRKAGTNAVKQLRRYVDCFSDHKEEVRGVLVAPSVTDDARELLEEQKMEFKALEPPRELGKDKVVTLESFFGRSSS; this comes from the coding sequence ATGAAATTGGTGGAAGAAAAAAACCCAGATACTCAACGAGTACTGGAAATTATCAATGAAGGATTATCAAAAAGGGCAGTTATTACTATCATGGCCTCGTGCCGTGTTTATTATGATGGAAGGGCTGTGAGCCGCCTGGAATTAGGTGACAGGATCATCATGATTAAATCAGATGGTTCGTTCATAATCCATCAGGACCGTAACCTGGAACCCGTGAACTGGCAACCACCGAAAACCAAGGTTGCAGCTGACATTTACCAGGGAATGGTGAAGATAAAAGGAGTAAGAAGAAATCCCCATGAAAAACTGGAAGTGGAAATATTAAACACTCACCTGGCATCATATTTCATTGGTGAGGACTCAGAAAGCCTTGAACTAGCAGGATACGAGGCAGATATGGGTGACCTTATATTTAAGGATCCTGAAGTTATAGAAAAAGGTTTCAGACCCACATCACGGGAATATCACACTACCCAGGGTTTCATAGACATACTGGGCAAGGATCAAAATGGCAACCTAACTATTCTGGAACTAAAAAGTCGAAAAGCAGGTACTAACGCTGTCAAACAGTTAAGACGATATGTAGATTGTTTCAGTGACCATAAAGAAGAAGTTAGAGGGGTTTTAGTGGCACCTTCCGTCACCGATGATGCACGGGAGTTACTGGAAGAACAGAAAATGGAATTCAAGGCATTGGAACCTCCAAGAGAACTGGGTAAGGATAAAGTGGTTACACTGGAAAGTTTCTTTGGACGTAGCAGTTCTTAG
- a CDS encoding metallophosphoesterase, with amino-acid sequence MIKLPRQGIALIAGDLHGNMEDFNKLMEIWGEQSTKDNHLILTGDFIHAMGSENDKSLEILDKVRADCEKFENFHLLLGNHEWATITKLTLYKGGVNQSLNFEELLKGKFGGQWKEKLVEYTNFFKELPVAVKTANKVFISHAGPPKNINSLTEVMNITRKGYSNNLPLYELLWRRYGDYSKKDVDQFLENIGCRAMIVGHTPVDGYKLIGNQLIISSSYTKGKKAYVELDLEREIHNGRDLKKMVKYFQ; translated from the coding sequence GTGATAAAATTACCACGTCAGGGCATTGCATTAATTGCCGGGGATCTTCATGGAAACATGGAAGATTTCAATAAACTAATGGAAATATGGGGTGAACAATCAACTAAAGATAATCATCTCATTTTAACCGGTGATTTCATCCACGCCATGGGGTCTGAAAACGACAAATCCCTGGAGATACTGGATAAAGTTCGCGCTGATTGTGAAAAATTTGAAAACTTCCACCTACTCCTGGGAAATCATGAATGGGCAACCATAACCAAACTCACCCTTTACAAGGGAGGCGTCAATCAAAGCCTGAATTTTGAGGAACTCTTAAAGGGAAAATTCGGTGGGCAATGGAAGGAAAAACTAGTAGAATACACAAATTTTTTCAAAGAGCTGCCTGTGGCTGTAAAAACTGCTAACAAAGTCTTCATCAGTCACGCGGGCCCACCAAAAAATATAAACTCACTAACTGAAGTGATGAACATCACCAGGAAGGGATACTCCAACAACCTACCTCTTTACGAACTTCTCTGGCGTCGATACGGGGATTACAGCAAAAAAGATGTGGACCAATTCCTGGAAAATATTGGGTGCAGGGCTATGATCGTGGGACACACACCTGTTGATGGATATAAACTCATTGGAAACCAGTTAATCATATCTTCAAGTTACACCAAGGGTAAAAAAGCATATGTGGAGCTTGACCTTGAAAGGGAAATCCATAATGGTCGGGATCTTAAGAAAATGGTAAAATACTTCCAATAA
- a CDS encoding vWA domain-containing protein has translation MDRIVTFSGLLRENGIPVSIRSTYSGKEVSKLFKEDDPLFKDAMAAVYVKEQKQRESFNQTFDEFFGGVTADSDDGEDDGTSVSSKKNVWSTKSTQKWTITHHEDDNSNFKAPEIKNNEFNYHPPLNDHEQSPIESELLNRDINTLNSFEPELFLLCHKMGKKIAMVRSRRQRQARIMRPDVRRTIRKNLQNGGALIDLVKSKPRIKKNHHFFLNDVSGSCDWISNWFFCLVYAAQNSFRRVRVFDFDHRVAETTSAMTETSMLDAFIKVRDIRQKNLMVHGTSNMFQAFESFLEKVQLNRRSTLMILTDCRDWAGPKVDGVPESARLVEEMSRKCRKVLIFNPEDRKKWDVVDSCVSHYRDAGAMIHEVRNLNQLALLVRDI, from the coding sequence ATGGATAGAATTGTTACCTTCTCTGGTTTATTGAGGGAAAATGGCATCCCAGTTAGTATTAGAAGTACTTACTCTGGTAAAGAAGTTTCAAAACTCTTTAAAGAAGATGATCCTCTTTTTAAAGATGCTATGGCTGCAGTATATGTTAAGGAACAAAAACAAAGGGAATCTTTTAATCAAACCTTTGATGAGTTCTTTGGTGGAGTTACTGCCGATTCAGATGATGGAGAGGATGATGGAACATCAGTATCTTCCAAAAAGAATGTTTGGTCTACTAAAAGCACCCAGAAATGGACTATAACCCATCATGAAGATGATAATAGTAATTTTAAGGCCCCTGAAATAAAAAACAATGAATTTAATTATCATCCCCCTCTGAATGATCATGAACAATCGCCTATTGAATCAGAACTGCTTAACCGTGATATAAACACCCTAAATTCATTTGAACCGGAACTTTTCCTGTTATGTCATAAGATGGGTAAAAAGATCGCCATGGTTAGAAGCAGGAGGCAGCGTCAGGCCAGGATCATGCGTCCTGATGTCAGGCGTACCATACGTAAAAATCTTCAAAATGGTGGGGCACTCATTGACCTGGTTAAAAGTAAGCCCCGTATAAAAAAGAATCATCACTTCTTCTTGAATGATGTAAGTGGATCCTGTGACTGGATCAGTAACTGGTTTTTCTGCCTGGTGTACGCTGCTCAGAACTCTTTCAGGAGAGTGAGGGTATTTGACTTTGATCACCGAGTTGCTGAAACCACCAGCGCCATGACTGAGACTAGTATGTTGGATGCATTTATCAAAGTACGGGATATCCGGCAGAAAAATCTTATGGTCCACGGTACCAGTAACATGTTCCAGGCCTTTGAATCTTTCCTGGAAAAAGTTCAACTCAATCGACGATCAACACTGATGATTTTAACTGATTGCAGGGATTGGGCGGGTCCCAAGGTTGATGGAGTGCCGGAAAGCGCACGTCTGGTGGAGGAAATGAGCCGTAAGTGCCGGAAAGTTTTGATATTCAATCCAGAGGATCGTAAAAAATGGGATGTGGTGGATAGCTGTGTTTCCCATTACCGGGATGCAGGTGCCATGATCCATGAAGTTCGCAATCTCAATCAACTAGCCCTTCTGGTAAGGGATATCTAA
- a CDS encoding AAA family ATPase, with translation MSKKDTFFSPEYIKNALTDASYIPDDNIITILFLSLELRKPILVEGPPGTGKTELAKAIARALGSDFFRVQCYEGITFEQMVGEWNYQKQLLHLEMSRLKETDQDVFGEEFFIKRPLLQSFINHKPSVMLIDEIDKADEEVESFLLQALGEKEITVNDLGTFTLKNDVLVVLTSNSQRILLDETRDRCLFLYIDYPTAEREVEIVKSLVPDAPHELVERVVGLIQRIRKLDLVKIPSIRASVDWVRTLLVTQDGQDIGDESLERTVRVVLKTEEDREKVETRIFK, from the coding sequence ATTTCAAAGAAAGATACTTTTTTTAGTCCAGAATATATAAAAAATGCCCTTACTGATGCCAGTTACATCCCTGATGATAATATTATAACCATTCTATTCCTTTCCCTTGAACTGAGAAAACCCATACTGGTTGAGGGACCGCCAGGAACCGGGAAAACTGAACTGGCCAAGGCCATTGCTAGGGCTCTGGGCAGTGATTTTTTCAGGGTGCAATGTTACGAGGGGATAACCTTCGAACAGATGGTGGGGGAGTGGAATTATCAGAAACAGTTATTACACCTGGAGATGTCCCGTCTGAAAGAAACAGATCAGGATGTTTTTGGTGAGGAGTTTTTCATTAAAAGACCATTACTGCAGTCATTTATTAACCATAAACCTTCGGTAATGCTTATTGATGAAATAGATAAGGCTGATGAAGAGGTTGAAAGCTTTCTCCTCCAAGCACTGGGTGAAAAAGAGATCACAGTGAATGATCTGGGGACATTCACCCTGAAAAATGATGTTCTGGTGGTGTTAACCTCTAATTCCCAGAGGATCTTGCTGGATGAAACCCGTGATCGTTGTCTTTTCCTGTACATTGATTATCCCACTGCTGAACGGGAAGTTGAGATTGTTAAGTCACTGGTACCCGATGCACCTCATGAACTGGTTGAGAGGGTGGTGGGACTGATCCAGAGGATAAGAAAACTGGATCTCGTTAAAATACCTTCCATAAGGGCCTCTGTTGACTGGGTTCGAACACTGCTGGTTACCCAGGATGGGCAGGATATCGGTGATGAGTCCCTGGAGAGAACAGTTAGAGTAGTCTTAAAAACAGAGGAAGACCGGGAAAAAGTAGAAACCCGGATATTCAAATAA
- a CDS encoding TRAM domain-containing protein, which produces MFGSNNSSDRGNSSPINEGGEYDVHIEDTGRDGDGIARIEGFVVFVSGAKEGEEVKIRINSVRRNFAFAEVVD; this is translated from the coding sequence TTGTTTGGAAGTAATAACAGTAGTGATAGAGGAAATTCGTCTCCTATAAATGAAGGTGGAGAATACGATGTACACATAGAAGATACCGGTAGGGACGGAGACGGAATTGCCCGTATTGAAGGTTTTGTGGTTTTTGTTTCAGGTGCAAAAGAAGGTGAAGAAGTAAAAATTAGAATCAATTCTGTTCGCAGAAACTTCGCCTTTGCTGAAGTAGTAGACTAA
- a CDS encoding cobalamin B12-binding domain-containing protein has translation MTVFEEESGPFLEIAKNFMDALLNVQRNEASRMILKAVDEGMDIKDIYIHVFESSQHEIGRLWQTNKITVAQKHFCTAATQMIMSQLYPYIFRTDNNGHRLVAACAAGEMHEMGVRMVADIFEMEGWDTYYLGANTPNDSITQTIIDLKPDIVALSASIHYNLGAVKDLIKLIRNTPDISNIKIMVGGRPFLLAPELWKKIGADGCPTNAIEALSLADELISSKKQAE, from the coding sequence ATGACGGTATTTGAAGAGGAATCTGGACCCTTCTTAGAAATTGCAAAAAATTTCATGGATGCTTTGCTAAATGTTCAGCGAAATGAAGCAAGCAGGATGATACTCAAAGCTGTGGATGAAGGTATGGATATTAAAGATATTTATATCCATGTTTTCGAATCATCACAGCATGAAATTGGTCGCCTGTGGCAGACCAATAAGATAACCGTGGCACAGAAACACTTCTGCACCGCAGCAACCCAGATGATAATGTCCCAATTATATCCTTACATCTTCAGAACTGATAATAATGGCCACCGTTTGGTGGCGGCATGTGCTGCTGGTGAGATGCACGAAATGGGGGTGCGGATGGTGGCGGATATCTTTGAAATGGAAGGATGGGACACTTACTATTTAGGGGCGAATACTCCCAATGATAGCATCACACAAACCATAATCGATCTAAAACCTGACATCGTTGCTCTGTCTGCATCCATCCATTATAACTTAGGGGCGGTGAAGGATTTAATAAAATTAATTAGGAATACACCGGATATATCTAATATTAAGATAATGGTAGGGGGTAGGCCATTCCTCCTGGCACCAGAACTATGGAAAAAAATAGGAGCCGATGGATGCCCAACTAATGCAATAGAAGCTCTTTCCCTTGCTGATGAATTGATCTCATCCAAAAAACAGGCGGAGTAA
- a CDS encoding sensor histidine kinase, translating to MPQSAVEAFGLSCDFNGKIIEILYDNLGIDSFKTGKPFPNILDEGSTEKALDFIKKIKEEDAVHDWEFNLGFRGELIIIHVSGLLVNHNILIFGAKTVDDAFYFMENMARINNEQTNAIRGVIKYFTAHLHEQEAKESQIYAELGRLNNELTNAQRELTKKNIQLTKLNQQKEMLIKEVHHRVKNNLMIISSLLNLQSNYLKDEESKEIFKESQNRAKSMALIHERLYRSADLKNIDFKEYITTLANDLYRTYVKDPSRVALELKIQDVNIDINAAIPLGLILNELITNSMKHAFPNGKEGAVSISFGKNDDEFILKVSDDGIGFPSDLDYTKTNSLGMQLVNSLTSQINGKIELDKDHGTKFTITFKELGL from the coding sequence ATGCCTCAGAGCGCAGTGGAAGCCTTTGGATTATCCTGTGATTTTAATGGAAAAATCATTGAAATTTTGTACGATAATTTGGGAATAGATTCTTTTAAAACAGGAAAACCATTTCCTAACATCCTGGATGAGGGGAGCACTGAAAAAGCATTAGATTTTATAAAAAAAATCAAAGAAGAAGATGCTGTTCACGACTGGGAATTCAATTTGGGATTTAGGGGAGAATTAATAATTATACACGTATCTGGGTTATTAGTAAACCATAATATACTGATTTTTGGTGCAAAAACCGTTGATGATGCATTTTATTTTATGGAAAACATGGCAAGAATTAACAATGAACAAACCAACGCCATTAGGGGTGTTATAAAATATTTCACAGCCCATCTCCATGAACAGGAAGCTAAAGAAAGTCAAATATATGCCGAGCTGGGACGTCTTAACAACGAGCTCACCAATGCCCAGAGAGAGCTAACTAAAAAGAACATCCAACTTACCAAGTTAAACCAGCAGAAAGAAATGCTCATTAAGGAAGTACACCACCGCGTTAAAAACAATTTAATGATTATATCCAGCCTCTTAAACCTCCAGTCAAATTACTTGAAAGACGAAGAATCAAAAGAAATCTTCAAAGAAAGCCAGAATCGTGCTAAATCCATGGCTTTAATTCATGAACGCCTTTACAGGTCCGCAGATCTCAAAAATATAGACTTCAAGGAATATATAACTACCCTGGCCAATGATCTCTACCGGACCTATGTGAAGGACCCCAGTAGAGTCGCTTTAGAACTGAAGATCCAAGATGTGAATATCGATATTAACGCAGCAATCCCCCTAGGCCTAATCTTAAATGAGTTGATTACCAATTCCATGAAACACGCATTTCCCAATGGTAAAGAGGGTGCTGTTTCTATATCCTTTGGAAAAAACGATGATGAATTTATTTTAAAGGTGAGTGATGATGGAATTGGATTCCCATCTGATCTGGATTATACCAAAACCAATTCACTGGGCATGCAACTGGTAAACAGTTTAACCAGCCAGATAAATGGAAAAATAGAACTGGATAAGGATCATGGAACTAAATTTACCATAACTTTTAAAGAATTGGGATTATAA
- a CDS encoding AbrB/MazE/SpoVT family DNA-binding domain-containing protein: MKKRKLVHCNGKYHVILPSRWVKAVGIQEGDEVTLEIDDEDFHRLIIKLVKKS, from the coding sequence ATGAAAAAACGCAAATTAGTTCATTGTAACGGCAAATATCATGTAATTCTTCCATCAAGGTGGGTTAAGGCTGTAGGTATACAAGAAGGAGATGAAGTCACTTTAGAAATAGACGATGAAGATTTCCACAGACTTATAATTAAACTTGTTAAAAAAAGTTAG